In the genome of Tsukamurella paurometabola DSM 20162, the window TACAACATGTCGATCAACCTGGTCGATCGACTCGGACGGGCCGGGGCGGAACGGCTGCTCGAAGCGAGCTTCGCCCAATTCCAGGCCGATCGCTCGGTCGTGGGCCTCGCCAAGCGGGTGCAGCGCGGTGAGAAGGAACTCGATCAGCTGCGTGCGCAGATCACCGATGCGGCAGGCGGCGCCGACTACCTCGAATACGTCCGGCTGCGTGAAGCCGTGCGCAGCCGCGAGCGTTCGCTGCGGCGCCAGCACCTGTCCGATCGGCGTGACGGTGCCGCCACCGCGTTGGGCGAGCTGCGCCGGGGCGATGTGGTCGCGGTCACCGGCGGCAAACGCCGCGGATTGGCACTCGTCGTGGAGCCATCCGGAGATCGCCGCGATCCCAAGCCGGTCGTGGTCACCGAGAGCGGCTGGTCGGGCAGGGTCGGCGCATCGGACTTCGTCGGCGACCTCCCCGTGCTGGGCACGCTCCGGGTGCCGAAGAACGCCGACTACCGGTCGGGGCGCGGTAAGCGCGACTTGGCTTCGACACTGCGGAACAGCGGAATCTCCGCGCCACGGCAGCAGGCCAAGGCGGCCCGCCCGGCCGCGACGGACGGAGAGCTCGCAGACCTCCGTGCGCAAATGCGTGCGCATCCCGCACACACCGGACAGCGGGCAGCCGAACTCGACCGGCTCGCCGAGCGGTACGCGCGGCTCGAGCGCGAGACGACGGCCGCCGCCGCGACCGTCCGTGCCACCACCTCATCGCTCGCGGTCACCTTCGAGCGGATCGTTGCTCTGCTCGACGATCGCGGCTATCTGGAGACGGTCGACGGTGACGTGGTGCTCACCGAGGCGGGGCACCGGTTGGCCCGGGTGTACAGCGAATCCGATCTCCTGGTGTGCGAGTGCATCGAGGACGGAGTCTTCGACGGTCTCGCTCCGGCCGAGCTCGCGGCCGTGGTCTCGGCGATGGTGTTCGAGTCCCGGGGCGACCGCGGCGGCGCCATCCTGACCGGCGAGCGAGTTCCGGGCGGGGTGCGTTCGGCGGTCCGCGACATCGCCGATCGATGGACCGACATCGTCGCGGCCGAGGCGGCGCACCGGCTCGAACCCAGTCGCGAACCCGACGTCGGATTCGTCGCTCCGATGTATCAGTGGGCGGGCGGGGGCACCCTCGCCGCCACGCTCATCGCCGCCGGTGAACGGGGTCAACCGCTGCCTGCTGGTGACTTCGTCCGGTGGTGCCGGCAGGTGATCGACCTGCTCGACCAGATCCGCCAGACCTCACTGCAGACCCGGCCCGGTCTCGCCGCGGTCGCGACGGCTGCGATCGCCGGGATTCGGCGCGGCGTCGTCGCCGAATCCGGTGCCTGATCCGGTACGTTGAACCCACACGCGTAGTAGTCGGTAGGTGTCCTCGCCCGCCGACCGGGGAGGAGTGGACCGATGAGCAACCCGCAGGACCCGAACCAGTGGGCACAGCAGGGCTGGCAGCAACCGGGTCAGCCCGGCCAGCCCCCGCAGGGCTCCGATCAGACGCAGATCACTCCACAGTTCGGCGGCCAGCCGCCCGCCGGGCAGCCCTACGCCGCGCCGGGTGCAGACCAGACCCAGATCGCCCCCCAGTTCGGTGGACAGTGGCCGGGGGCACAGGGCCAGCCCGGCCAGTATCCGCAGGGCCAGCCCGGTCAGCCGCAGCCCGGTCAGCACTCCGGTCAGTTCGGATACCCGGGCCAGCCCGGTCAGCCCTACGGCCAGTTCGTCCCGCAGTACGCGGGCGCACCCGGGATGCCGGGCGCACCGAAGAAGTCGAAGAACGGACTGATCATCGGGATCGGCGCCGCGGTCGTCATCGCGATCGTGGTGATCGTGGTCCTCGTCGGCTATTTCACCGACGCCTTCTTCGGCAAGAAGTTCGACAACGGCGCGGTGAACGAGGGGGTCACCAAGGTGCTGAAGGAGAACTACAACGAGTCCGACACCAAGGACGTCAAGTGCAACACCGACGGCGTGAAGGTGAAGGAGGGGAGCACTTTCACCTGCGATGCCACGATCAGCGGTAAGCAGCGCACCGTGGACGTCAAGGTTCTCGACAGCGACGGCAAGTACCAGGTGGGCGCACCGAACTGACGCCGGCCCGGCTCAGTTCCGCAGCGCTGCCAGCAACCGCTCCACCTGCGCACCGATCCGCAGCTCCACGGCCAACTCGGCCAGGCGCTGCGGATCACGCGGTTCTGCGGGCACTGCGTCCGGCCCCGATACCGCGACGTCGGCCGCGCGCCGCACCCACACCACGTCCCACGCGGCATCGAGGTAGTCGGACGAGTTCACGATCGAGGCGGCGGCTCGGGCCGGCAACGGTGACGGCTGCTGGGCGGCGGCGTCCCGGATCGCGGCCAAGGATCCGTACTGCAACAACAGTTTCGAGGCCGTCTTCTCACCGATGCCGGGCACTCCTGGCAGTCCGTCGGAGGGGTCGCCCCGCAGCAACGCCAGCTCGGCGTAGGCCTCGCCCGCGCGGTCCGCAGGAAGCCCGTACTTCTCCGCCACCTCGGCAGGACCGAACATCTCCGCCTTGGCGATACCGCGGCCGATGTACAGACACTTCACCGGCGGCGGCGTGTCGTCCGCGACCTGCAGCAGGTCCCGGTCACCGGAGACCACGATCACCGGGTCCACCTGTTCCTGCGCCGCCAACGTCCCCAACACGTCGTCGGCTTCGAGCCCCTCGGCACCTGCGGTCGCGATGCCGACGGCGTCGAGCACCTCGAGAATCATGTCGACCTGCGGAGCCAGCGTATCGGGCACCTCCTCGGCGCCGTCCTCGGCGTCTTCGGCCACCCGGTGCGTCTTGTACGTGGGCAGCAGGTCCACGCGGAAGGCCGGCCGCCAGTCCAAATCCAGGCAGGCCACCAACCGACCGGGCCGATGCGTCGCGATCAACTGGGACGTCATATCGAGAAAGCCGCGCAGTGCGTTCACCGATCGCCCGTCGGCGGCTTTCACCTTGTCCGGGATCGCGTAGTAGGCGCGGAACCACAGGCCCGCCGAATCGAGCAGCATCAGCGGCCGAGCGGGGGCGGCATCGTTGGTCACGGGAGTCATCGTGACACACGGCCGACGCTCGCAGGTCCGCCACGGACGTCGCCCGGGCAGTGAGAGTATGGATCCATGACTTCCTTCCCCGCCTCCGTGTACGCGAACCGTCTCACTCGGGCTCAACAACTCGGCACCGCAGCGGGGACCCCGCTGGTGATCACACCCGGTCCCGATCTCGCCTATCTCACCGGCATCGTCAGCGAATCCTTCGAGCGACTGACCGCATTGGTGATCACCGCGGACGGATTCGCGCTGGTACTGCCGCGACTGGAGCTGGCGATCCTTACCGAGTCCGCGGTGCCGGGCCTCGCCGACGCCGGGGTCGAGCTGACAGTCACCGATTGGGTCGACGGGGCCGACCCGTACGCACTCGTCGTCGACCGGTTCGCCGGGGCGGAGCGGATCGCGGTGGGTGACGCAGTTCCGGCGCTGCACCTGGTGCCTCTGCTCGAACGCGGCGTCTCCGCCGAGTTGGCGACCGGTGTGCTGCGGCGGCTGCGAATGATCAAGGACCGAGCCGAAATCGACGAGCTGCGGGCCGCGGGCGCCGCGATCGACCGGGTGCATGCCCGCGTTCCCGACATCCTGAAGGTGGGGCGCACCGAGCGCGAGGTGGCCGACGACATCGCCGCCGCGATCGTCGAGGAGGGGCATACGGTAGCTGCCTTCGTCATCGTCGGTTCGGGCCCGCACGGTGCCGATCCGCATCACGAGGTCTCCGACCGCGTGATCGAGGCCGGTGATGTGGTCGTCGTCGATATCGGCGGACCTCTGCCCTCGGGCTACAACTCGGATTCGACACGCACCTACTCGATGGGCGAGCCCGCCGCCGATATCGCGCAGCAATACGCGGTCTTAGAACGCGCGCAGGCGGCGTCGGTCGCCGCGGTGCGGCCGGGAGTGAGTGCGGAGTCGATCGACGCGGCGGGCCGCGCGCTGCTCACCGACGCCGGACTCGGCGAGTACTTCGTCCATCGCACCGGCCACGGAATCGGCCTGTCAGTGCACGAAGAGCCGTACGTGGTCGCGGGAAACGAACTCCCGGTCGAGCCGGGCATGGCCTTCTCGATCGAACCGGGCATCTACTTCCGGGGTTCGTGGGGAGCGAGGATCGAAGATATCGTGATCGTCACCGAGGACGGATGCGAGCCGGTGAATACGCGCCCGCACGGCCTGACGGTGCTGTAGCCATGGGATATCCCGGGGCTCGAATCGACTTCTCACAGGAGGATCCCGCATGACCCACGGCGGCGGAGCCACGCCCGACGAACCGTCCATCTACGAGGAGGGCGACGGCAACAGCGGGCGGGTCATCCAGATCGCCGTGGTCGCGGCGATGGGCGGCTTGCTCTTCGGGTACGACAGCGCCGTCATCAACGGCGCCACGAAAGCCATCGAGGGCTACTTCGACATCCACGGCTACACACTCGGGTTCGCCGTAGCTTCTGCGCTATTGGGCGCTGCTGCGGGCGCCATGACAGCGGGCCGGATCGCCGATCGCATCGGCCGGCTGCGGGTGATGCAGATCGCGGCGATCCTGTTCCTGGCCAGCGCGGTGGGGTGTGCCTTCGCCTACGACCTGTGGGTGCTCATCGTCTTCCGGATCGTCGGCGGCATCGGCGTGGGCGTGGCCTCGGTGATCGCTCCGGCGTACATCGCGGAGGTCTCCCCGGCGCGGATCCGCGGCCGCCTCGGCTCCCTGCAGCAGATGGCGATCGTGCTCGGCATCTTCCTGTCGTTGTTGATCGACTGGTTGCTGGCCTCACTCGCGGGCGGTGCGTCGAACGAGCTCTGGCTGGGACTGGAGGCGTGGCGATGGATGTTCCTGGTGATGGCGATCCCCGCCATCGTGTACGGCGTCGCCTCGACGATGATCCCGGAATCGCCCCGGTATCTGGTGGCGCGTCATCGCATTCCGGAGGCCCGCCGGGTGTTGTCGATGCTCCTGGGCGAGAAGAACCTCGATATCACCGTGCATCGGATCGAGGAGAGCCTCGCCGGTGAACAGAAGCACTCCTGGCGCGATCTGATCAAGCCCGGCGGCGGTGTGTACCCGATCGTCTGGGTGGGCCTGCTGCTGTCGATCTTCCAGCAGGCCGTGGGGATCAACGTGATCTTCTACTACTCGAACATGCTGTGGCAGGCGGTGGGCTTCAAGGAATCCCAGTCGAACATCATCAGCGTCTTCACCTCGATCGTGAACGTCCTGGTGACCATCGTCGCGATTCTGCTGGTCGACCGGATCGGGCGGCGGCCGCTGCTGCTGATCGGTTCGATCGGCATGGCCGTCTCGCTGGCGACGATGGCGGTCTGCTTCAGTACCGCGACGATCGGCGCCGACGGCGCGCCGGCGCTCGGAGGCGCAGTCGGCGTGATCGCTCTCATCGCTGCGAATCTGTTCGTGATCTTCTTCGGTGTCAGCTGGGGTCCAGTGGTGTGGGTGCTCCTCGGCGAGATGTTCCCGAACCGGATCCGTGGCGCCGCACTGTCGCTCGCGGCGGCCGCGCAATGGGCGGCGAACTGGGCCATCACCGTCACCTTCCCGAAGATGGAGGGCAATCTGACGCTGGCCTACGGGCTGTACGCGCTGTTCGCCCTGCTGTCCCTGTTCTTCGTGTACCGGTTCGTGCCGGAGACGCGCGGCAAATCACTGGAGGACATGGACGGGAGCGTGCCCGCGCGCTAGCTACGCAGTCCAGGCGAACCCAGCACGCGGGTCACATCGATCTCGATGACCACACGCTGCGGATTCTCCCGCGGCACGCGATAGCGCAGGGCGTAACGGCGCTCCGCCTCGCGGACGTGCTCCCGATCGGTGTACACCCGGGCCGGACCTTCCAGGGTGATCCATTGGCCACCGTCGACCTGGGTGACGGCGGCATAGCCACCGCGTTCGGCGTTGCGCGCCTTCTGACTCCCGCCGGAGGTGATCACGCGCACCAGCCCCGCGTCGGCGTCGTAGGTGAAGGCGATGGCCACCGTGTGCGGAGTGCCGTCTGCGCGCAGCGTGCTCAATGTCGCGAGGTGGCGTTCGGTGACGAAGGTCAGGGCGTCCGCGTTGAGGTCTGTCACACCTGCCACGGTAGCCGGGGCCTAGTCTGGTGCGGTGACTCGGCAAGGAATGCCCGACGGTGCGGTGCTACTGCTCGGTGGGCGCAGCGAGGTGGGCCTGGAGGTCGCGCGACGGATCGCACCCGGCCGCGATGTGGTGTTGGCCGCGCGCCGGTCGAGCGACCTCGACGCGCAGATCGAGACGCTGCGAGCCGCGGGCGCCACCGGTGTCTTCCCGGTGGAGTTCGACGCGGACCGGACGGAGCAGCACGGGCTGTTCCTCGACGAGGTCGCCGACCGGTTCGGGCGGATCGGTGTGGCGATCGTTGCCTTCGGCATCCTCGGAGATCAGGCGCGGGCGGAGGCCGATCCCACGCACGCGGTGCAGATCGCGCAGACCGACTACGTGGCCCAGGTGTCGATCCTGTTGGGCCTGGCGAACCTGGTGCGCGAGCAGGACCAGCGCGCGGGTCGACGGGGCGCGATCATCGCGTTCAGTTCGGTGGCCGGGGTCCGGGTCCGGAAGGCGAACTACGTATACGGCAGCACGAAGGCAGGACTCGACGGGTTCGTCCAGGGATTCACGGATTCGTTGCACGGCTCCGGTATTCAGGTGCTGCTCGCTCGCCCAGGGTTCATCATCGGCGCGATGACCCGTGACCTCATGGCCTCCGGCGTCACACCCGCGCCGTTCAGCCGCACTGCACCGCAGGTGGCCGACGCGACCGTGAGGGCACTGCGCCGGGGACGGCGAGTGGTGTGGATTCCGCCGGTACTGCGCCCGCTGTACGCGGGATTGCGGTTCGTGCCCCAGGCGGTGTGGCGGCGGTTGCCACGATGACGGTCGTGGTGGTGGGCATCGGCGCCGACGGCTGGTCCGGCCTCACCGAGGGTTCTCGTCAGGAATTGCAGCGTGCCAGGGTGATCCATGGTGCACCTCGCCAATTGCAGTATCTCCCCGCGGACCTGGCCGCGGATCTGCGACCGTGGCCCTCGCCGATGATTCCGGGGTTGGCGTCGGTACGGCCCGGCGAGCACGTGCTGGCCAGTGGCGATCCGATGTTCTACGGAATCGGCGCGACCCTCACCAGGCACCGGCCCGACCTGGTGTTGCGCGTGCTGCCTCACCTGTCATCCTTCGCGCTCGCCTGCGCACGACTGGGGTGGCCCGCGCAGGACGTGGTGGTGGTGTCCGCCGTGGCCCGAGATCCCGCACCCCTGGTGCAAGCGGTGCGTGCCGGGCGGCGGGTGATCGCGCTCAGCGAGTCGGGGGCCACCCCGGACGCGCTCGCGGATCTGCTCGCCGAGGCGGCACTCGCCGCCGACCTGACGGTGCTCGAACAGCTCGGGGGTGAACGGGAGCGCGTTCGGCCTTGGCACCGCGGAGCCGGGGTCGACGATCTCAACGTGGTGGCCGTCGAACCGCGCGCGGGGGCTGTGCCCTTCGAATTCGAGCACGACGGGCAGATCACCAAATCCGACATCCGCGCAGTGACGGTGGCCGCATTGCGCCCCTCCTCGGGCTGGGTGTGGGACTTCGGCGCGGGCTCGGGGTCGGTCGGGATCAGCTGGGCCTTGGCCGCGGGCGGCTCCGTCGTGGCGGTAGAGCGGCGCGCCGACCGGGCGGATCGTGTGCGGCGCAATGCGGCTCGCGCGGGCGTCCGCAACGAGGTGGTGGTCGCCGATTCCGCGGATCTGTCCACCGACCTACCGCGGCCGGATGCGATCTTCATCGGCGGCGGTCTCACCGAGACGCTGGCCGCGGCGTGCGTCGGTATCCTGCCGCCGGGCGGGCGGCTCGTCGCGAATACCGTCACCGTCGAGGGCCAGACGCGGGCCGCTCTGCTCTGTGCCCGATTCGGTGGCGCACTGCGGTCTTACACCGTGGCCGATCAGCGCCCACTGGGGGCCGGGACCGCATGGGAGCCGCGGCGCCCCGTGGTGCAGTGGATCTACGTGAAAGAGGAAGTGTGACCGTCTACTTCATCGGCGCAGGTCCCGGGGCACCTGATCTACTGACACTGCGTGGCGCGGAACTGCTGGCCCGGTGCGCGGTGTGCCTCTACGCGGGTTCCCTCGTGCCCCAGGAGATGCTGGATCGCTGCCCGTCGAGCGCCCGGTTGGTGAATACGGCGCGGATGCCGCTGGACGACATCGTCTCCGAGATGGTGGCGGCGCATCATGCGGGTCACGATGTGGCACGGCTGCACTCGGGTGATATGTCCCTGTATTCGGCGTTCACGGAGCAGGCGGCCCGGTTGGATGCAGCGGGCGTGCCCTACCAGGTGATCCCGGGGGTGCCGGCGTTCGCGGCGGCGTCCGCAGCGCTGCACCGGGAGCTGACGGTGCCGGGTGTGGGGCAGTCGCTTCTGGTGACCCGGGTATCAACGCTCTCGACCGATATGCCCCCGGGGGAGGACCTCGCGTCGCTCGCGGCCACCGGTGTGACCCTGGCGCTCCACCTGGCCGCCCATCGCGGCCCCGAGCTGACGGCCGAACTGGTCCCGCATTACGGTGCCGACTGTCCGGTGGCGGTAGTGGCGTTCGCCAGCCGACCCGAGCAGCAGATCGTCCGGTGCCGTCTGGCCGACCTCCCGCAGCGGCTCACGGAAGCCGGGATCTCCAAGACCGCGGTCATCTTCGTCGGCCGTGTCCTCGATGCCGAGACCGTCGTGGACAGCTATCTGTACTCGGCCGCGCGACTCCGCGCGCCCGGGGCGAGCCATTGACGGGCCGGCCGATCCGGGTCCTGA includes:
- a CDS encoding DUF4333 domain-containing protein, with the protein product MSNPQDPNQWAQQGWQQPGQPGQPPQGSDQTQITPQFGGQPPAGQPYAAPGADQTQIAPQFGGQWPGAQGQPGQYPQGQPGQPQPGQHSGQFGYPGQPGQPYGQFVPQYAGAPGMPGAPKKSKNGLIIGIGAAVVIAIVVIVVLVGYFTDAFFGKKFDNGAVNEGVTKVLKENYNESDTKDVKCNTDGVKVKEGSTFTCDATISGKQRTVDVKVLDSDGKYQVGAPN
- a CDS encoding 5'-3' exonuclease → MTPVTNDAAPARPLMLLDSAGLWFRAYYAIPDKVKAADGRSVNALRGFLDMTSQLIATHRPGRLVACLDLDWRPAFRVDLLPTYKTHRVAEDAEDGAEEVPDTLAPQVDMILEVLDAVGIATAGAEGLEADDVLGTLAAQEQVDPVIVVSGDRDLLQVADDTPPPVKCLYIGRGIAKAEMFGPAEVAEKYGLPADRAGEAYAELALLRGDPSDGLPGVPGIGEKTASKLLLQYGSLAAIRDAAAQQPSPLPARAAASIVNSSDYLDAAWDVVWVRRAADVAVSGPDAVPAEPRDPQRLAELAVELRIGAQVERLLAALRN
- a CDS encoding M24 family metallopeptidase, with translation MTSFPASVYANRLTRAQQLGTAAGTPLVITPGPDLAYLTGIVSESFERLTALVITADGFALVLPRLELAILTESAVPGLADAGVELTVTDWVDGADPYALVVDRFAGAERIAVGDAVPALHLVPLLERGVSAELATGVLRRLRMIKDRAEIDELRAAGAAIDRVHARVPDILKVGRTEREVADDIAAAIVEEGHTVAAFVIVGSGPHGADPHHEVSDRVIEAGDVVVVDIGGPLPSGYNSDSTRTYSMGEPAADIAQQYAVLERAQAASVAAVRPGVSAESIDAAGRALLTDAGLGEYFVHRTGHGIGLSVHEEPYVVAGNELPVEPGMAFSIEPGIYFRGSWGARIEDIVIVTEDGCEPVNTRPHGLTVL
- a CDS encoding sugar porter family MFS transporter, whose product is MTHGGGATPDEPSIYEEGDGNSGRVIQIAVVAAMGGLLFGYDSAVINGATKAIEGYFDIHGYTLGFAVASALLGAAAGAMTAGRIADRIGRLRVMQIAAILFLASAVGCAFAYDLWVLIVFRIVGGIGVGVASVIAPAYIAEVSPARIRGRLGSLQQMAIVLGIFLSLLIDWLLASLAGGASNELWLGLEAWRWMFLVMAIPAIVYGVASTMIPESPRYLVARHRIPEARRVLSMLLGEKNLDITVHRIEESLAGEQKHSWRDLIKPGGGVYPIVWVGLLLSIFQQAVGINVIFYYSNMLWQAVGFKESQSNIISVFTSIVNVLVTIVAILLVDRIGRRPLLLIGSIGMAVSLATMAVCFSTATIGADGAPALGGAVGVIALIAANLFVIFFGVSWGPVVWVLLGEMFPNRIRGAALSLAAAAQWAANWAITVTFPKMEGNLTLAYGLYALFALLSLFFVYRFVPETRGKSLEDMDGSVPAR
- a CDS encoding pyridoxamine 5'-phosphate oxidase family protein gives rise to the protein MAGVTDLNADALTFVTERHLATLSTLRADGTPHTVAIAFTYDADAGLVRVITSGGSQKARNAERGGYAAVTQVDGGQWITLEGPARVYTDREHVREAERRYALRYRVPRENPQRVVIEIDVTRVLGSPGLRS
- a CDS encoding SDR family NAD(P)-dependent oxidoreductase codes for the protein MPDGAVLLLGGRSEVGLEVARRIAPGRDVVLAARRSSDLDAQIETLRAAGATGVFPVEFDADRTEQHGLFLDEVADRFGRIGVAIVAFGILGDQARAEADPTHAVQIAQTDYVAQVSILLGLANLVREQDQRAGRRGAIIAFSSVAGVRVRKANYVYGSTKAGLDGFVQGFTDSLHGSGIQVLLARPGFIIGAMTRDLMASGVTPAPFSRTAPQVADATVRALRRGRRVVWIPPVLRPLYAGLRFVPQAVWRRLPR
- a CDS encoding bifunctional cobalt-precorrin-7 (C(5))-methyltransferase/cobalt-precorrin-6B (C(15))-methyltransferase; this translates as MTVVVVGIGADGWSGLTEGSRQELQRARVIHGAPRQLQYLPADLAADLRPWPSPMIPGLASVRPGEHVLASGDPMFYGIGATLTRHRPDLVLRVLPHLSSFALACARLGWPAQDVVVVSAVARDPAPLVQAVRAGRRVIALSESGATPDALADLLAEAALAADLTVLEQLGGERERVRPWHRGAGVDDLNVVAVEPRAGAVPFEFEHDGQITKSDIRAVTVAALRPSSGWVWDFGAGSGSVGISWALAAGGSVVAVERRADRADRVRRNAARAGVRNEVVVADSADLSTDLPRPDAIFIGGGLTETLAAACVGILPPGGRLVANTVTVEGQTRAALLCARFGGALRSYTVADQRPLGAGTAWEPRRPVVQWIYVKEEV
- the cobM gene encoding precorrin-4 C(11)-methyltransferase, yielding MTVYFIGAGPGAPDLLTLRGAELLARCAVCLYAGSLVPQEMLDRCPSSARLVNTARMPLDDIVSEMVAAHHAGHDVARLHSGDMSLYSAFTEQAARLDAAGVPYQVIPGVPAFAAASAALHRELTVPGVGQSLLVTRVSTLSTDMPPGEDLASLAATGVTLALHLAAHRGPELTAELVPHYGADCPVAVVAFASRPEQQIVRCRLADLPQRLTEAGISKTAVIFVGRVLDAETVVDSYLYSAARLRAPGASH